A genomic region of Clostridia bacterium contains the following coding sequences:
- the codY gene encoding GTP-sensing pleiotropic transcriptional regulator CodY, producing the protein MNTLLEKTRLINKQLQKSAGNPVDFDEIAQVLRDVINANCYIIGRHGQILGYAFVEGFTCQIMEDIVYRSERFPEEYNEELLRISETKANFKQEGNQCIFARDTECIFQNKIATVVPVIGSGQRLGTLVLSKFNVPFTDEDLILAEYGATVVGMEILRAKADRIEEEARKRAAVHIALGTLSYSELEAVEHIFAELEGDEGVLVASKIADRAGITRSVIVNALRKFESAGVIESKSLGMKGTYIRVLNDNLLEELQKLRR; encoded by the coding sequence AAAAACTCGCCTGATCAATAAACAGTTGCAGAAGTCAGCGGGGAATCCCGTCGATTTTGACGAAATCGCTCAGGTGCTGCGTGATGTGATTAATGCCAATTGCTATATTATCGGCCGCCACGGCCAGATCCTGGGTTATGCCTTTGTAGAAGGCTTCACCTGCCAGATTATGGAGGATATTGTATATCGTTCGGAACGTTTTCCGGAAGAATACAATGAAGAGCTGCTGCGGATCAGCGAGACCAAAGCGAACTTTAAACAAGAAGGCAACCAGTGCATCTTCGCCAGGGATACGGAATGCATTTTCCAAAACAAAATTGCCACCGTGGTTCCCGTTATCGGAAGTGGACAAAGGTTGGGAACATTGGTACTTTCTAAATTCAATGTACCTTTTACCGATGAGGATTTGATCCTGGCCGAATACGGCGCGACGGTGGTAGGTATGGAGATCTTGAGAGCCAAGGCCGACCGGATTGAAGAAGAAGCCCGTAAGCGGGCGGCCGTCCATATTGCCCTGGGGACTCTTTCCTATTCGGAACTCGAGGCGGTGGAACACATTTTTGCTGAGCTCGAAGGTGATGAAGGAGTGCTGGTGGCCAGCAAGATTGCGGACCGGGCCGGCATTACCCGTTCCGTCATTGTCAACGCCCTGCGGAAATTTGAAAGTGCCGGGGTGATTGAATCCAAATCCCTGGGCATGAAGGGTACCTATATCAGGGTACTGAATGACAATTTGTTGGAAGAACTGCAAAAACTCAGAAGATAA
- the rpsB gene encoding 30S ribosomal protein S2: protein MAVISMKQLLEAGVHFGHQTRRWNPKMAPYIFTERNGIYIIDLQKTVKKVEEAYEFVRSIVSEGKNILFVGTKKQAQESIREEAERCGMFYVNERWLGGMLTNYKTIRQRIERLRELEAMEEEGKFALLPKKEVARLIAERDKLQRFLGGIKNMNGLPGALFIVDPRKERIALAEAKKLGIPVVAIVDTNCDPDEIDYVIPGNDDAIRAVKLLTSKIADAVLEATQGQVGQEREPAGENTEAEQAVAQ, encoded by the coding sequence GTGGCAGTTATCTCGATGAAACAGCTGTTGGAGGCGGGGGTCCATTTCGGTCATCAAACCCGGCGTTGGAATCCCAAAATGGCTCCTTACATTTTTACTGAACGTAACGGCATTTACATCATCGACTTGCAAAAGACCGTGAAAAAAGTAGAAGAAGCTTATGAATTTGTAAGGAGCATCGTCAGCGAGGGCAAGAACATTCTTTTCGTAGGTACGAAAAAACAAGCCCAGGAGTCCATCCGCGAGGAAGCGGAACGCTGCGGAATGTTTTATGTGAATGAAAGATGGCTGGGCGGTATGCTGACGAACTATAAGACCATCCGCCAGCGGATTGAACGTCTCCGTGAACTGGAGGCGATGGAGGAAGAAGGGAAGTTTGCCCTCTTGCCCAAGAAGGAAGTGGCCCGCTTGATTGCGGAAAGAGATAAATTGCAGCGTTTCTTGGGTGGCATTAAGAACATGAATGGGCTTCCGGGAGCTTTGTTCATCGTAGATCCCCGGAAAGAAAGGATTGCATTGGCTGAAGCGAAGAAACTGGGCATTCCGGTAGTGGCTATCGTGGACACCAACTGCGATCCCGATGAAATTGATTATGTCATTCCGGGCAACGACGATGCCATTCGTGCCGTGAAGCTGTTGACCAGCAAGATTGCTGACGCCGTTTTAGAGGCAACTCAAGGTCAAGTAGGCCAGGAAAGAGAACCGGCAGGAGAAAATACCGAAGCCGAACAAGCGGTTGCCCAATAG